A genomic window from Euleptes europaea isolate rEulEur1 chromosome 9, rEulEur1.hap1, whole genome shotgun sequence includes:
- the LOC130482348 gene encoding tripartite motif-containing 13-like, with amino-acid sequence MEETLTCAVCLSLFEEPVTLPVCSHNFCRACVVACLAQGRRPVEQPLPPSHERPRRQEAERGSAASDDADADDVASVCCPLCRKASALPGRDGVAALPLNTTLAEVVKLFKAGGEARPRPAAREAPCEKHPGRLLQLFCRMCCRPACGQCVSEEHQGVFHAVNLIGALYQEEKLNFFSYLKEIRKIDEQLVKEVSSPFSDRNNNELEIIKREFEYIYKTLEMKKKQLLDNLESQKEKRAKEYEIWKKMKDACRKTIEKYLNESEKIVNECDPQHFLEVACNLNHRMKTQIDLIQFSSQYENLPGYKQMHMDTTSVVHSIFALHLTPANLDAFKAGVPSRDGECVVFGNTDKKSEEQKNTQNAFKVSFFV; translated from the exons ATGGAGGAGACCCTGACTTGCGCCGTCTGCCTGTCGCTCTTCGAGGAGCCCGTGACGCTCCCGGTCTGCTCGCACAACTTCTGCCGCGCCTGCGTGGTCGCCTGCCTCGCCCAAGGCCGCAGGCCCGTCGAGCAGCCCCTGCCTCCCAGCCATGAGCGGCCCCGTCGCCAGGAGGCCGAGCGGGGCTCCGCGGCCAGTGACGACGCCGACGCCGACGACGTCGCCTCCGTGTGCTGCCCGCTCTGCCGCAAGGCCAGCGCGCTGCCCGGCCGAGACGGCGTCGCCGCCCTGCCGCTCAACACCACCCTGGCCGAGGTGGTGAAGCTGTTCAAGGCCGGCGGGGAGGCGAGGCCCCGGCCGGCCGCGCGGGAGGCCCCGTGCGAGAAGCACCCGGGCAGGCTCCTCCAGCTCTTCTGCCGGATGTGCTGCCGCCCGGCCTGCGGGCAGTGCGTGTCGGAGGAGCACCAGGGGGTCTTCCACGCCGTCAACCTCATCGGCGCCCTTTACCAGGAGGAGAAA CTAAATTTCTTCAGCTACCTGAAGGAAATAAGAAAAATAGATGAGCAGCTAGTAAAGGAAGTATCA AGTCCATTTTCAGACAGAAATAATAATGAGTTG GAGATAATTAAAAGAGAATTTGAATATATCTATAAGACCTTGGAAATGAAGAAAAAACAGTTGCTCGATAATCTTGAAAGTCAGAAAGAAAAGAGAGCGAAGGAATATGAAATATGGAAGAAAATGAAGGACGCTTGCAGGAAAACAATTGAGAAGTATCTGAATGAGAGTGAAAAGATTGTAAATGAGTGTGATCCCCAGCATTTCCTAGAG gTTGCGTGCAACTTGAATCATAG GATGAAGACCCAGATTGACCTGATACAGTTCTCATCTCAGTATGAAAATTTACCAGGGTACAAACAAATGCACATGGATACCACATCTGTTGTTCATAGCATCTTTGCTTTGCACCTCACTCCGGCTAATTTAGATGCTTTTAAAG cAGGCGTTCcgtctagagatggagaatgtgTTGTGTTTGGAAACACTGACAAAAAATcggaagaacagaagaacacgCAGAATGCCTTTAAGGTAAGCTTCTTCGTTTAA